Proteins encoded by one window of Pseudonocardia sp. HH130629-09:
- a CDS encoding aromatic ring-hydroxylating dioxygenase subunit alpha, which produces MSSIPRDQWYVAAYSAEIGRELFGRTICDEPILFWRTEAGQVTAHADRCVHRRFPLSRSPSRLVGDTVICGYHGFTYGADGACVAVPGQKRVPRTARLAAYPVVEQDSLIWVWIGAPERADATRIPRATYLDDDAWTTVRGMEPLAARFSLLVDNLLDLSHETYLHGGYIGTPEVAATPISTEVDEDAGIVHVSRHMADAECPPFYERSTGLSGRISRWQDIEYTPPCLYKLHSRIAPVGSVPDPDGSDPDAFHVEVVYAITPETEHSTHDFWMVARDFAQDDVEVSAFLAEQNRTVVLQDVEALDVLEKVVATEPPGYQELSVNIDTGGLAARRMLARMASAPQAATVR; this is translated from the coding sequence ATGAGCTCGATCCCCCGCGACCAGTGGTACGTCGCCGCCTACTCCGCCGAGATCGGGCGCGAGCTGTTCGGCCGCACGATCTGCGACGAGCCGATCCTGTTCTGGCGCACCGAGGCCGGCCAGGTCACCGCGCACGCCGACCGCTGCGTGCACCGCCGGTTCCCGCTGTCCCGGTCCCCGAGCCGGCTCGTCGGCGACACCGTCATCTGCGGCTACCACGGCTTCACCTACGGCGCCGACGGCGCGTGCGTCGCGGTGCCGGGCCAGAAGCGGGTGCCGCGCACGGCCCGCCTGGCGGCCTACCCGGTCGTCGAACAGGACTCGCTGATCTGGGTCTGGATCGGTGCCCCGGAGCGCGCCGACGCGACCCGCATCCCGCGCGCGACCTACCTCGACGACGACGCGTGGACGACGGTGCGCGGCATGGAGCCCCTCGCGGCGCGGTTCTCTCTGCTGGTGGACAACCTGCTCGACCTGTCGCACGAGACCTACCTGCACGGCGGCTACATCGGCACCCCCGAGGTCGCGGCCACCCCGATCTCGACCGAGGTGGACGAGGACGCGGGCATCGTCCACGTCTCCCGGCACATGGCCGACGCCGAGTGCCCGCCGTTCTACGAGCGCTCCACCGGCCTGTCCGGGCGGATCTCGCGCTGGCAGGACATCGAGTACACCCCGCCGTGCCTGTACAAGCTGCACTCCCGGATCGCGCCGGTCGGCTCCGTCCCGGACCCGGACGGCTCCGACCCGGACGCCTTCCACGTCGAGGTCGTCTACGCGATCACGCCGGAGACCGAGCACTCCACGCACGACTTCTGGATGGTCGCGCGCGACTTCGCCCAGGACGACGTCGAGGTGTCGGCGTTCCTGGCCGAGCAGAACCGCACCGTGGTGCTGCAGGACGTCGAGGCCCTCGACGTGCTGGAGAAGGTCGTCGCGACCGAGCCGCCCGGCTACCAGGAGCTGTCGGTCAACATCGACACCGGTGGGCTCGCCGCCCGCCGGATGCTGGCCAGGATGGCCTCGGCACCGCAGGCGGCGACCGTCCGGTGA
- a CDS encoding TetR/AcrR family transcriptional regulator, protein MSSPVKRARRPSGGRDALLETAVGEFIDRGYDATSMEDLSRAAGITKSSFYHHFAGKEALLRAALERAVDGLFGVLDLPEARAGSPAERLRAIVAAQVGVLMAELPYVTLLLRVRGNTETERWALERRRAFDGAVRALVSEAVDAGEVRSDVDPALAARLLSGTINSIVEWYRPGRPGTATLPQDVVRAAFTGIVPAP, encoded by the coding sequence ATGAGCTCGCCGGTCAAGCGGGCCCGGCGCCCGAGCGGGGGCCGCGACGCGCTGCTCGAGACCGCGGTCGGCGAGTTCATCGACCGCGGCTACGACGCGACGTCGATGGAGGACCTCTCGCGGGCCGCCGGGATCACGAAGTCGTCGTTCTACCACCACTTCGCGGGCAAGGAGGCGCTGCTGCGCGCGGCGCTGGAACGCGCCGTCGACGGGCTGTTCGGGGTGCTCGACCTACCCGAGGCCCGCGCCGGCTCTCCCGCCGAGCGGCTGCGGGCGATCGTTGCCGCGCAGGTCGGGGTGCTCATGGCCGAGCTGCCCTACGTCACCCTGCTGCTCCGGGTGCGCGGCAACACCGAGACCGAGCGCTGGGCGCTGGAACGCCGCCGCGCGTTCGACGGGGCCGTGCGCGCCCTGGTCAGCGAGGCCGTCGACGCCGGCGAGGTCCGCTCCGACGTCGACCCCGCCCTGGCCGCCCGGCTGCTGTCCGGCACGATCAACTCGATCGTCGAGTGGTACCGCCCCGGCCGCCCCGGGACCGCCACCCTGCCGCAGGACGTCGTCCGCGCCGCCTTCACCGGCATCGTCCCGGCCCCCTGA
- a CDS encoding enoyl-CoA hydratase/isomerase family protein, with translation MTTPATGTDPAVLVTRDETDPSVAVVTLNRPAKYNALTVELKEALLAAVVEVTGDESVRSIVLTGAGKAFCVGQDLGEHAAALDVDPVGALGTVRRHYNPLIRALNEAPKPVVAAINGPCVGAGLGIALAADLRIAADGLKFATAFTGIGLSTDSGLAASLAHAVGVSRATELVMLNEQFTASDARNWGLVRDVVPAEKVLDAALDLARHLAAGPTRAYAEVKGALRFGAVNELPAVLEYEADAQIRLSTTRDHQQAVSDFLAKNKPVFEGR, from the coding sequence ATGACCACCCCCGCCACCGGCACCGATCCCGCCGTCCTCGTGACCCGCGACGAGACCGACCCGTCGGTCGCGGTGGTCACGCTCAACCGGCCGGCGAAGTACAACGCGCTCACCGTCGAGCTCAAGGAGGCGCTGCTCGCCGCGGTCGTCGAGGTCACCGGGGACGAGTCCGTGCGCTCGATCGTGCTGACCGGCGCGGGGAAGGCGTTCTGCGTCGGGCAGGACCTGGGCGAGCACGCCGCGGCGCTCGACGTCGACCCGGTCGGGGCCCTGGGCACCGTGCGCCGGCACTACAACCCGCTGATCCGCGCGCTCAACGAGGCGCCGAAGCCGGTGGTCGCCGCGATCAACGGGCCCTGCGTGGGCGCCGGGCTCGGCATCGCCCTGGCCGCCGACCTGCGGATCGCCGCGGACGGACTGAAGTTCGCGACCGCGTTCACCGGCATCGGGCTGTCCACCGACAGCGGGCTCGCGGCGTCGCTCGCACACGCCGTCGGGGTCTCCCGGGCCACCGAGCTGGTGATGCTGAACGAGCAGTTCACCGCCTCCGACGCCCGCAACTGGGGGCTGGTGCGCGACGTCGTGCCTGCCGAGAAGGTCCTCGACGCCGCACTGGACCTGGCGCGGCACCTCGCGGCGGGCCCCACCCGCGCCTACGCCGAGGTGAAGGGCGCGCTGCGCTTCGGCGCGGTCAACGAGCTCCCCGCCGTCCTGGAGTACGAGGCCGACGCCCAGATCCGGCTGTCGACCACGCGCGACCACCAGCAGGCCGTGAGCGACTTCCTGGCGAAGAACAAGCCCGTCTTCGAGGGCCGATGA
- the paaE gene encoding 1,2-phenylacetyl-CoA epoxidase subunit PaaE, with protein sequence MGGRRAAAWQARANRAYGRTTLALDDEVEALLAEGTELPAGFHRLVVTGVDRLCDDAVAVTFDVPDDLRAHYDFRPGQYLTLRKVTADGEERRSYSICSAAGTAPRVGVRRIDGGLFSAWLVDEVTPGDVVEVGPPAGSFTPELTAGTHHGLVAAGSGITPVLSIAASLLAAHDDTRVTLVYGNRRTDTVMFTEEIADLKNRYGPRLHLLHVLSREPTEAEIVNGRLDAERLRLLFTALVDTGDVDDWWLCGPLGMTEAAVAVLGELRVERRRVHRELFYVDEPPPEVDRHETEPDGDSAQVTVVLNGRSTTLAVPAGEYVLDAAQKVRGDLPFACKGGVCGTCRAKVTDGEVTMRRNYALEPEEVAAGFVLTCQSRPVTGTATVDYDA encoded by the coding sequence ATGGGCGGACGGCGCGCGGCGGCGTGGCAGGCCCGGGCCAACCGGGCGTACGGCCGGACGACGCTCGCCCTGGACGACGAGGTCGAGGCCCTGCTGGCGGAGGGGACCGAGCTCCCCGCCGGCTTCCACCGGCTGGTCGTCACCGGGGTCGACCGGCTGTGCGACGACGCCGTCGCCGTCACCTTCGACGTGCCCGACGACCTGCGCGCGCACTACGACTTCCGGCCCGGCCAGTACCTGACCCTGCGGAAGGTCACCGCCGACGGCGAGGAGCGCCGGTCGTACTCGATCTGCTCGGCCGCCGGGACCGCGCCGCGGGTGGGGGTGCGCCGGATCGACGGCGGCCTGTTCTCCGCGTGGCTGGTCGACGAGGTGACCCCGGGCGACGTCGTCGAGGTCGGCCCGCCCGCCGGGTCGTTCACCCCGGAGCTGACGGCGGGCACGCATCACGGCCTCGTCGCCGCGGGGTCCGGGATCACCCCGGTGCTGTCGATCGCGGCGTCGCTGCTGGCCGCGCACGACGACACCCGCGTCACCCTCGTCTACGGCAACCGGCGGACCGACACGGTGATGTTCACCGAGGAGATCGCCGACCTGAAGAACCGCTACGGCCCGCGGCTGCACCTGCTGCACGTGCTGTCCCGCGAGCCCACCGAGGCCGAGATCGTCAACGGCAGGCTCGACGCCGAGCGGCTGCGGCTGCTGTTCACCGCGCTGGTCGACACCGGCGACGTAGACGACTGGTGGTTGTGCGGCCCGCTCGGGATGACCGAGGCCGCGGTCGCGGTGCTCGGCGAGCTGCGTGTCGAGCGGCGCCGGGTGCACCGCGAGCTGTTCTACGTCGACGAGCCGCCGCCGGAGGTCGACCGCCACGAGACCGAGCCCGACGGCGACAGCGCGCAGGTCACGGTCGTCCTGAACGGACGGTCGACGACGCTGGCCGTCCCGGCCGGGGAGTACGTCCTCGACGCCGCGCAGAAGGTCCGTGGCGACCTCCCGTTCGCCTGCAAGGGCGGGGTGTGCGGGACGTGCCGGGCGAAGGTGACCGACGGCGAGGTGACCATGCGGCGCAACTACGCGCTGGAGCCCGAGGAGGTCGCCGCCGGGTTCGTCCTCACCTGCCAGTCCCGCCCGGTGACGGGGACCGCCACGGTCGACTACGACGCCTGA
- a CDS encoding endonuclease domain-containing protein, which yields MVTTSPLRTAFDLACRVGRTDAVIALDALARVGGHGPGEVLVLAAARPAVRGSRRVPGLVALADPLAESPMETRVRLALHDHGVRPPVLQHPVGPYRIDLAYPDLRFGVEYDGEHHLDGDRARADLRRQAFLTAQGWDILRPEAHVVLARPDLLAAEVGHRLTSRAARP from the coding sequence GTGGTCACGACGTCGCCGCTGCGGACCGCGTTCGACCTCGCCTGCCGGGTCGGGCGGACCGACGCGGTGATCGCGCTCGACGCGCTGGCCAGGGTCGGGGGGCACGGGCCGGGCGAGGTCCTGGTGCTCGCGGCGGCCCGTCCGGCCGTCCGGGGAAGTCGGCGGGTCCCGGGCCTGGTCGCCCTGGCCGATCCGCTCGCCGAGTCGCCGATGGAGACCCGGGTCCGGCTGGCCCTGCACGACCACGGGGTCCGGCCGCCGGTGCTGCAGCATCCGGTGGGGCCGTACCGGATCGATCTGGCCTACCCGGACCTGCGCTTCGGTGTCGAGTACGACGGGGAGCACCACCTGGACGGCGACCGCGCCCGGGCCGATCTGCGCCGGCAGGCGTTCCTGACCGCGCAGGGCTGGGACATCCTCCGTCCGGAGGCCCACGTGGTCCTGGCTCGACCCGACCTCCTGGCCGCCGAGGTCGGTCACCGCCTGACCTCCCGAGCAGCTCGGCCGTGA
- the paaD gene encoding 1,2-phenylacetyl-CoA epoxidase subunit PaaD: MPMLTLDDLGVVRSVSEQDGTVTVTITPTYAGCPAIEEMRADIRGALTAAGYTRVEVRTVFSPAWSTDWISAAGRRKLAEAGVAPPGSAPRTTGPIPLTLDAPSTVVPCPQCGSRATEELSRFGPTACTALRRCTTCREPFEHMKEI; this comes from the coding sequence ATGCCGATGCTCACCCTCGACGACCTCGGGGTGGTCAGGTCGGTCTCCGAACAGGACGGCACGGTGACCGTCACGATCACCCCGACCTACGCCGGCTGCCCGGCGATCGAGGAGATGCGGGCCGACATCCGCGGCGCGCTCACCGCGGCCGGGTACACGCGCGTCGAGGTGCGGACGGTGTTCTCCCCCGCCTGGAGCACCGACTGGATCAGCGCGGCCGGGCGCCGCAAGCTCGCCGAGGCCGGCGTCGCACCGCCCGGCAGCGCCCCGCGCACCACCGGGCCGATCCCGCTGACGCTGGACGCGCCGTCGACGGTCGTGCCCTGCCCACAGTGCGGGTCGCGGGCGACCGAGGAGCTGTCGCGCTTCGGCCCGACCGCGTGCACCGCGCTGCGGCGGTGCACGACCTGCCGTGAGCCGTTCGAGCACATGAAGGAGATCTGA
- the paaC gene encoding 1,2-phenylacetyl-CoA epoxidase subunit PaaC, with product MSGSVHDALTEEGDDPRWAFGSGFEDSEADIVAPVPDGVDPADLAAYCLMLGDDALVLSHRLTEWVSNAAELEEEVALANTALDLLGQARVLLSRAGHLTGRDEDALAYWREVEEFRCVGLVEPSDDLDFARCIARLLVFSTWRLALLHRLQGSADPVVAAVAAKGVKEVTYHRDHAARWTLRLGDGTDESHRRMQDALEWVWPHLEELFRTTEQERRLVAAGVAADPADTREEVETVLAQVLERATLARPDVPPTGTVGGRGGRQGLHTEKLEHALVVMQSLARRHPGATW from the coding sequence GTGAGCGGCTCCGTCCACGACGCGCTGACCGAGGAGGGCGACGACCCCCGCTGGGCGTTCGGGTCGGGCTTCGAGGACTCCGAGGCCGACATCGTCGCGCCCGTCCCGGACGGCGTCGACCCCGCCGACCTGGCCGCGTACTGCCTGATGCTCGGCGACGACGCGCTGGTGCTGTCGCACCGGCTCACCGAGTGGGTCTCGAACGCCGCGGAGCTGGAGGAGGAGGTCGCGCTCGCCAACACCGCGCTCGACCTGCTCGGTCAGGCCCGGGTGCTGCTCTCGCGTGCCGGGCACCTGACCGGCCGCGACGAGGACGCGCTGGCCTACTGGCGCGAGGTCGAGGAGTTCCGCTGTGTCGGCCTCGTCGAACCGTCCGACGACCTGGACTTCGCCCGGTGCATCGCCCGGCTGCTGGTGTTCTCCACCTGGCGCCTCGCGCTCCTGCACCGGCTGCAGGGCTCGGCCGACCCGGTGGTCGCCGCCGTCGCCGCAAAGGGGGTCAAGGAGGTCACCTACCACCGCGACCACGCCGCCCGCTGGACGCTGCGCCTCGGCGACGGCACCGACGAGTCCCACCGCCGCATGCAGGACGCGCTGGAGTGGGTGTGGCCGCACCTCGAGGAGCTGTTCCGCACCACCGAACAGGAACGGCGCCTGGTCGCGGCCGGGGTCGCGGCCGACCCCGCAGACACCCGCGAGGAGGTCGAGACCGTGCTCGCGCAGGTGCTGGAGCGGGCCACGCTGGCCCGCCCGGACGTACCGCCGACCGGCACGGTGGGCGGCCGCGGCGGCCGGCAGGGGCTGCACACCGAGAAGCTCGAGCACGCACTCGTGGTGATGCAGAGCCTGGCGCGCAGACACCCGGGGGCGACGTGGTGA
- a CDS encoding PDR/VanB family oxidoreductase, which yields MSTPLVVEKKEAAADGVVLLTLRDPSGADLPAWEPGAHIDLRTGPDLVRQYSLCGDPAERSVYRVAVLREVDGRGGSAHVHDVLAEGDTVDVDGPRNHFALVDAPGYLFVAGGIGITPIVPMVAAAQAAGADWRLVYGGRGRASMAFIELAERYPDRVVLVPQDENGPPDLAAVLGAAGDRPVYCCGPGGLLDAVSELGDRLGLDVHLERFAPADGALDGPQDWFEVELAGSGRVVEVPAGCSILDALEGAGITMLSSCREGTCGTCETGVLGGEPDHRDSLLSDDERAAGEVMMVCVSRSRSPRLVLDL from the coding sequence ATGAGCACCCCTCTCGTGGTGGAGAAGAAGGAGGCAGCCGCCGACGGCGTGGTGCTGCTGACCCTGCGCGACCCGTCCGGCGCGGACCTGCCGGCCTGGGAGCCGGGCGCGCACATCGACCTGCGGACCGGGCCGGACCTGGTCCGGCAGTACTCGCTCTGCGGCGACCCCGCGGAACGGTCGGTCTACCGCGTCGCGGTGCTGCGGGAGGTCGACGGTCGCGGCGGGTCCGCGCACGTCCACGACGTCCTCGCCGAGGGCGACACCGTCGACGTGGACGGCCCCCGCAACCACTTCGCGCTCGTCGACGCGCCCGGCTACCTGTTCGTCGCCGGGGGCATCGGGATCACCCCGATCGTCCCGATGGTCGCGGCGGCACAGGCCGCGGGCGCGGACTGGCGGCTCGTCTACGGCGGCCGCGGCCGGGCTTCGATGGCCTTCATCGAGCTCGCCGAGCGGTACCCCGACCGCGTGGTCCTGGTGCCGCAGGACGAGAACGGGCCGCCCGACCTCGCCGCCGTGCTCGGCGCGGCCGGGGACCGGCCGGTCTACTGCTGCGGTCCCGGCGGCCTGCTCGACGCCGTCTCCGAGCTCGGCGACCGGCTCGGCCTCGACGTCCACCTCGAACGGTTCGCCCCCGCCGACGGAGCGCTCGACGGGCCGCAGGACTGGTTCGAGGTGGAGCTCGCCGGGTCCGGCCGGGTGGTCGAGGTCCCGGCCGGCTGCTCGATCCTCGACGCGCTCGAGGGCGCCGGGATCACGATGCTGTCCTCGTGCCGGGAGGGGACCTGCGGCACCTGCGAGACCGGGGTGCTGGGCGGCGAGCCCGACCACCGCGACTCGCTGCTCTCCGACGACGAGCGCGCCGCGGGCGAGGTGATGATGGTCTGCGTGTCCCGCTCGCGGTCCCCGCGGCTCGTGCTGGACCTGTAG
- the paaB gene encoding 1,2-phenylacetyl-CoA epoxidase subunit PaaB codes for MSEQDMSTEGGHGAVPTTGVETGQGERPGRRAWPLYEVFVRGKRGLNHVHVGSLHAPDDEMALHNARDVYTRRNEGVSIWVVRADAITASSPDEKDPFFAPSGDKVYRHPTFYAIPEEVPHL; via the coding sequence ATGAGCGAGCAGGACATGAGCACCGAGGGCGGCCACGGCGCCGTCCCGACGACGGGCGTCGAGACCGGGCAGGGCGAGCGGCCGGGCCGTCGCGCCTGGCCGCTCTACGAGGTGTTCGTCCGCGGCAAGCGCGGGCTCAACCACGTGCACGTCGGGTCGCTGCACGCCCCCGACGACGAGATGGCCCTGCACAACGCCCGCGACGTCTACACCCGTCGCAACGAGGGCGTGAGCATCTGGGTGGTCCGCGCGGACGCGATCACCGCGTCCAGTCCGGACGAGAAGGACCCGTTCTTCGCCCCCAGCGGGGACAAGGTCTACCGGCACCCGACATTCTACGCGATCCCGGAGGAGGTGCCGCACCTGTGA
- a CDS encoding phosphoribosylanthranilate isomerase, whose translation MFVKVCGLSTPADVDAAVAAGADAVGFVVYPPSSRHVDPAGLAALVARVPDGVRSVVVVADLPAGEAAAVTADAGADVLQLHGRYTAGDFAVAGRHPVTLWRATSLADDPDLTVGLHGEEVLLLDSPVAGSGERWDAEALDPKPDGRWLLAGGLDPGTVGEAVRRARPWGVDVSSGVESARGVKDHGRIRDFVAAARDAG comes from the coding sequence GTGTTCGTGAAGGTGTGCGGGTTGTCCACCCCGGCCGACGTCGACGCGGCCGTGGCCGCCGGCGCCGACGCGGTCGGGTTCGTCGTGTACCCGCCGAGCTCCCGCCACGTCGACCCGGCCGGGCTGGCCGCACTCGTCGCGCGGGTGCCGGACGGGGTGCGGTCGGTGGTCGTGGTCGCCGACCTGCCCGCGGGCGAGGCCGCCGCGGTGACCGCCGACGCCGGCGCCGACGTGCTGCAGCTGCACGGCCGCTACACCGCCGGGGACTTCGCCGTCGCCGGACGCCACCCCGTCACCCTGTGGCGGGCCACCTCGCTGGCGGACGACCCGGACCTCACCGTCGGCCTGCACGGCGAGGAGGTCCTGCTGCTCGACTCCCCCGTCGCCGGGTCCGGCGAGCGCTGGGACGCCGAGGCACTCGACCCGAAGCCGGACGGGCGCTGGCTGCTCGCGGGCGGTCTGGACCCCGGCACGGTCGGCGAGGCGGTGCGCCGCGCGCGGCCCTGGGGCGTCGACGTCTCCAGCGGCGTCGAGTCCGCCCGCGGGGTGAAGGACCACGGGCGCATCCGCGACTTCGTCGCCGCCGCCCGTGACGCCGGCTGA
- the paaA gene encoding 1,2-phenylacetyl-CoA epoxidase subunit PaaA yields the protein MTSTAPSPAELAERFDATIAADQRIEPRDWMPEAYRRTLIRQIAQHAHSEIIGMQPEGNWLLRAPSLRRRAILLAKVQDEAGHGMYLYAAAETLGVDREELTEKLIDAKQKYSSIFNYPTLSWADIGVIGWLVDGAAIANQVPLCRCSYGPYARAMIRICKEESFHQRQGYESLLALTAGTDAQKRMVQEAVDRWWWPSLMMFGPADGESPNTHQSMAWGIKRHTNDELRQRFVDMTVPQAAALGVTLPDPDLRWNEQRQAHDFGEPDWSEFTAVVSGAGPANRQRLDHRRRAHENGAWVREAARAYAEKQGARA from the coding sequence GTGACGAGCACCGCGCCATCCCCGGCGGAGCTGGCGGAGCGGTTCGACGCGACGATCGCGGCGGACCAGCGGATCGAGCCGCGGGACTGGATGCCCGAGGCCTACCGCAGGACGTTGATCCGGCAGATCGCCCAGCACGCGCACTCGGAGATCATCGGGATGCAGCCGGAGGGCAACTGGCTGCTGCGTGCGCCCTCGCTGCGGCGCCGGGCGATCCTGCTGGCCAAGGTGCAGGACGAGGCCGGCCACGGCATGTACCTCTACGCGGCGGCCGAGACCCTCGGCGTCGACCGCGAGGAGCTCACCGAGAAGCTGATCGACGCCAAGCAGAAGTACAGCTCGATCTTCAACTACCCGACGCTGTCCTGGGCCGACATCGGGGTCATCGGGTGGCTGGTCGACGGCGCGGCGATCGCGAACCAGGTGCCGCTGTGCCGCTGCTCCTACGGGCCCTACGCCCGGGCGATGATCCGCATCTGCAAGGAGGAGTCGTTCCACCAGCGCCAGGGCTACGAGTCGCTGCTCGCCCTGACCGCGGGGACCGACGCGCAGAAGCGGATGGTGCAGGAGGCCGTGGACCGCTGGTGGTGGCCGTCGCTGATGATGTTCGGCCCGGCCGACGGCGAATCCCCCAACACCCACCAGTCGATGGCGTGGGGCATCAAGCGGCACACGAACGACGAGCTGCGCCAGCGATTCGTCGACATGACCGTGCCGCAGGCGGCGGCGCTGGGCGTGACGCTGCCCGACCCGGACCTGCGCTGGAACGAGCAGCGGCAGGCGCACGACTTCGGGGAGCCGGACTGGTCGGAGTTCACCGCCGTCGTCTCCGGGGCGGGACCGGCGAACCGGCAGCGGCTGGACCACCGCCGCCGGGCGCACGAGAACGGGGCGTGGGTGCGCGAGGCGGCCCGGGCCTACGCCGAGAAGCAGGGGGCACGGGCATGA
- a CDS encoding IclR family transcriptional regulator, translated as MTTSRRGHPVGPTGSVVVRALGLLDAFGPDRAALSLSDLARHADVPLSTAHRLVADLAAWGALERDEQGRYRIGLRVWELGALAPRGQALRETALPFLEDLSRVTRENVQLAVREGAEVVFVERLAGSGAVPVQTRVGGRFALTATGVGLVLLAQSPPELQDEVLGGRIERYTPFTVTDPQRLRRMLADVRRDGHSVSDRQVTDDALSVGAPVSDARGQVVAAVSLVVRHGSVPARALAPLVRTTAAGISRALSATTH; from the coding sequence ATGACCACGTCGCGTCGCGGCCACCCGGTGGGACCGACCGGGTCGGTCGTGGTGCGCGCGCTCGGCCTGCTCGACGCGTTCGGCCCCGACCGGGCCGCGCTGTCGCTCAGCGACCTCGCCCGGCACGCCGACGTCCCGCTGTCGACCGCCCACCGGCTCGTCGCCGACCTGGCGGCGTGGGGTGCGCTGGAGCGTGACGAGCAGGGCCGCTACCGGATCGGGCTGCGCGTGTGGGAGCTGGGCGCGCTCGCCCCGCGCGGGCAGGCGCTGCGCGAGACGGCGCTGCCGTTCCTGGAGGACCTGTCCCGGGTCACCCGGGAGAACGTTCAGCTCGCGGTGCGCGAGGGCGCCGAGGTGGTGTTCGTCGAACGGCTCGCCGGGTCCGGCGCGGTCCCGGTGCAGACCCGGGTCGGGGGGCGTTTCGCGCTCACCGCCACCGGGGTCGGCCTGGTGCTGCTCGCGCAATCGCCGCCGGAGCTGCAGGACGAGGTGCTGGGCGGGCGGATCGAGCGCTACACCCCGTTCACCGTGACCGACCCGCAGCGGCTGCGCCGCATGCTCGCCGACGTCCGCCGCGACGGCCACTCGGTCAGCGACCGGCAGGTCACCGACGACGCGCTGTCGGTCGGCGCCCCCGTCTCCGACGCCCGCGGCCAGGTCGTCGCGGCCGTCTCGCTCGTGGTGCGGCACGGCAGCGTGCCCGCCCGTGCGCTGGCCCCGCTGGTGCGCACGACCGCCGCCGGGATCAGCCGCGCGCTCAGCGCCACCACGCACTGA
- a CDS encoding MFS transporter, with the protein MRPPPATDTVRRLLDDAPMSRYQWGAVAACVLLNVLDGFDVLVMAFTGRSVATEWGLSGSQLGLLLSAGLVGMAAGSVLIGPWADRIGRRPIVLGCLVVAGLAMLASSAAQSPGQLGALRLVTGLGVGGILATSNVVAAEYASARWRGLAVSLNSTGYAIGAVLGGVLAATLIGQLGWRSVFLVGGLATLAAVPLVWWRLPESLDFLLVRRPAGALERVNVLLARMGHAALPALAGDAPVRTGVAAGYGALLRPALRRTTVLLWISFFCVMAGFYFVTSWTPTLLVEAGLAPDAGIAGGTLLNVGGIFGAAGLGLLAARFALRHVLAGYLLATAVLLAVFIASTSSLAVAFVVAALVGLFVNGCVAGLYAMAPTSYGADVRTTGVGTALAVGRSGAILAPTLAGALLDGGATPQSLYLLFAAVFVGAAVLVLLLRRSGAPTTQGVPA; encoded by the coding sequence ATGCGCCCACCACCCGCGACGGACACCGTCCGCCGCCTGCTCGACGACGCACCCATGTCCCGCTATCAGTGGGGCGCGGTCGCGGCGTGCGTCCTGCTCAACGTGCTGGACGGCTTCGACGTCCTGGTCATGGCCTTCACCGGCCGTTCGGTCGCCACCGAGTGGGGCCTGTCCGGCAGCCAGCTCGGCCTGCTCCTGTCCGCGGGTCTGGTGGGCATGGCCGCCGGTTCGGTCCTCATCGGACCGTGGGCCGACCGCATCGGGCGACGGCCGATCGTGCTGGGCTGCCTGGTCGTCGCGGGGCTGGCGATGCTGGCCTCGTCCGCGGCGCAGTCCCCCGGTCAGCTCGGCGCGCTGCGGCTGGTCACCGGGCTCGGTGTCGGCGGCATCCTCGCCACCAGCAACGTCGTCGCCGCCGAGTACGCCTCGGCCCGCTGGCGGGGTCTCGCGGTCAGCCTGAACTCCACCGGCTACGCGATCGGGGCCGTCCTCGGCGGCGTGCTCGCCGCCACGCTGATCGGGCAGCTCGGCTGGCGGTCGGTGTTCCTCGTCGGCGGCCTGGCCACCCTGGCGGCGGTCCCGCTGGTCTGGTGGCGGCTGCCGGAGTCGCTCGACTTCCTGCTCGTGCGTCGCCCGGCCGGGGCGCTGGAGCGGGTCAACGTGCTGCTGGCCCGGATGGGGCACGCGGCGCTGCCCGCGCTCGCCGGCGACGCTCCGGTGCGCACCGGTGTCGCGGCCGGGTACGGCGCGCTGCTGCGCCCCGCGCTGCGCCGCACCACGGTGCTGCTCTGGATCAGCTTCTTCTGCGTGATGGCCGGGTTCTACTTCGTCACCAGCTGGACGCCGACGCTGCTCGTCGAGGCCGGACTCGCCCCGGACGCGGGCATCGCGGGCGGCACCCTGCTCAACGTCGGCGGCATCTTCGGCGCCGCCGGGCTCGGCCTGCTCGCCGCCCGGTTCGCGCTGCGGCACGTGCTCGCCGGGTACCTGCTGGCCACCGCGGTGCTGCTCGCCGTGTTCATCGCCAGCACCTCCTCCCTCGCGGTGGCGTTCGTCGTCGCCGCGCTGGTCGGGCTGTTCGTCAACGGCTGCGTCGCCGGGCTGTACGCGATGGCCCCGACCTCCTACGGCGCCGACGTGCGCACCACTGGCGTCGGGACCGCACTCGCTGTCGGCCGGTCCGGGGCGATCCTCGCGCCGACCCTGGCCGGGGCGCTGCTCGACGGCGGCGCCACCCCGCAGTCGCTCTACCTGCTCTTCGCCGCGGTGTTCGTCGGCGCGGCCGTCCTCGTCCTGCTGCTCCGCCGATCCGGCGCCCCCACCACCCAGGGAGTCCCCGCATGA